One stretch of Arachis duranensis cultivar V14167 chromosome 1, aradu.V14167.gnm2.J7QH, whole genome shotgun sequence DNA includes these proteins:
- the LOC127748419 gene encoding protein FAR1-RELATED SEQUENCE 9-like has protein sequence MEKMYETRAMWSHYFLWDKFFGYIRTTSQCKGINSLIRFYVNRKNTLIEFMHNLDRALKEYRNNELIANFKSQCSEPVMITSLEVYERSASCYFTRNIFKEICNEIQRAGALNIKVLSTTLDKVEFSVTALGDSAKDRQVEVDRSKNLFSCSCKLFESRGIPCSHVFYSMKFENILEFPNSLIYKRWTKNAKNEFISLEMLVNDDVEKVLKFRVGALASNCNKLCDIACKDLVDFDEIQSKLVKLVIRLQSRKQGKSTPNVNVEGINDPFVVKSKGAPSKRSSWRKKRACSNCHKYGHYYKHCPDLMQHSMQGNPCD, from the coding sequence ATGGAAAAGATGTACGAAACTCGTGCGATGTGGTCCCATTATTTCCTCTGGGATAAGTTTTTCGGTTACATAAGGACGACCTCACAGTGTAAAGGTATAAATTCTCTCATCCGATTTTATGTTAATCGCAAGAACACCCTCATTGAATTCATGCATAACCTGGATAGGGCCTTAAAAGAGTATAGAAACAATGAATTAATAGCTAACTTTAAGTCTCAGTGCTCAGAGCCAGTGATGATTACCTCGTTGGAGGTATATGAAAGATCTGCATCATGTTATTTCACTCGAAACATTTTCAAGGAAATTTGTAATGAGATTCAGAGGGCAGGGGCTTTGAATATCAAGGTACTAAGCACAACCTTGGACAAGGTAGAGTTCAGTGTGACTGCTCTCGGAGACTCGGCCAAAGATCGACAAGTGGAAGTCGATAGAAGTAAGAATCTGTTCTCGTGCTCGTGCAAGCTGTTTGAATCACGTGGTATTCCCTGTAGTCATGTTTTCTATTCCATGAAGTTCGAAAACATACTTGAGTTTCCAAATTCGTTGATCTACAAAAGATGGACAAAGAATGCAAAGAATGAATTTATTAGCTTAGAAATGCTTGTGAATGATGACGTCGAAAAGGTCTTAAAGTTTCGAGTTGGTGCATTGGCATCGAATTGCAACAAGCTATGTGATATTGCTTGCAAGGATCTTGTAGACTTTGACGAAATCCAGTCTAAACTTGTGAAGTTAGTTATCCGCCTGCAGTCACGCAAACAAGGCAAGTCAACTCCTAATGTTAACGTGGAAGGCATCAACGATCCCTTTGTTGTCAAAAGCAAAGGAGCCCCTTCCAAGAGGTCTTCTTGGAGGAAGAAGAGGGCATGCTCTAATTGCCACAAGTACGGTCATTACTACAAGCACTGTCCAGATCTGATGCAGCATAGTATGCAAGGTAATCCTTGCGATTGA